A genome region from Vicinamibacterales bacterium includes the following:
- a CDS encoding GGDEF domain-containing protein: MPIEIEQQLVLAEPFDLFARLKESQSVFRRHLWNYEVWSKVHRDLNKSVDPKEIAELLVEHASRLLPVPWWAVVVPDKSLGVKMVASLGPDAELQRGALPLGEWVIRHGHDTVSVDLSKDKRISEGPAVAAFGLPMVSSCQTIGALVGLDRQPTDRSSQLGKPLLDGFGALVEPAAVALDHAVKLKRAESLLVTDDLTQLYNSSFLSSVLHREVRRTSRTGNSLSLLFIDLDNFDTVNDSHGHLCGSRALVEAAQVIQRSTRETDIVARFGGDEFVVVLPDTGNEGARVVAERVRENLAKHRFLTTAGFEVRLTASIGSAALPEAASTADELLRVADCAMYGAKAQGKNGILVAGKASGLGQRPPGRLRMNRPSNGQSRTVSKGANC; this comes from the coding sequence TTGCCGATTGAGATTGAGCAGCAACTTGTTTTGGCCGAACCATTTGACCTTTTTGCGAGGCTCAAAGAGAGCCAGTCGGTCTTTCGCCGACATCTGTGGAATTACGAGGTGTGGTCGAAAGTTCATCGGGACCTGAACAAGTCCGTCGACCCGAAAGAAATTGCTGAGTTACTAGTGGAACACGCGAGCCGCTTGCTGCCGGTGCCGTGGTGGGCCGTCGTCGTACCCGATAAATCGTTGGGCGTGAAGATGGTCGCGAGTCTCGGGCCTGATGCTGAACTACAACGTGGGGCGCTACCACTCGGCGAGTGGGTGATTCGTCACGGCCACGACACTGTTTCAGTTGATTTGTCAAAGGACAAACGGATTTCTGAGGGTCCAGCAGTTGCGGCGTTTGGGTTACCAATGGTGAGTAGTTGTCAAACGATTGGTGCTTTGGTTGGTCTGGACCGCCAGCCGACCGATCGCTCGTCGCAGCTCGGGAAACCACTACTTGATGGCTTCGGTGCACTTGTCGAGCCAGCTGCGGTCGCGTTGGATCACGCGGTTAAGCTGAAGCGGGCCGAATCGCTGTTGGTCACCGATGACCTGACTCAGCTCTACAACTCAAGTTTTCTCTCGTCAGTGCTCCACCGTGAAGTCAGGCGGACCTCACGAACCGGTAATTCACTGTCGTTACTGTTCATTGACTTGGACAATTTCGATACGGTTAACGACAGCCACGGTCACCTTTGCGGAAGTCGCGCCTTGGTAGAAGCGGCACAGGTGATTCAGAGAAGTACGCGCGAGACTGATATCGTGGCTCGGTTTGGCGGTGACGAATTCGTTGTTGTCTTACCGGACACCGGAAATGAGGGCGCCAGGGTGGTTGCTGAGCGCGTTCGAGAAAACCTAGCGAAGCACCGATTTCTTACTACCGCTGGCTTCGAGGTCAGGTTGACAGCATCGATTGGCTCAGCTGCGTTACCGGAAGCGGCTTCGACGGCTGATGAACTGCTGCGAGTTGCTGACTGTGCAATGTACGGAGCGAAGGCACAGGGTAAGAACGGTATTCTTGTGGCCGGGAAGGCTAGTGGTCTAGGCCAGCGACCACCTGGACGGCTTCGTATGAACCGGCCTTCGAATGGCCAATCACGAACCGTTTCGAAGGGGGCTAATTGCTGA
- the mreC gene encoding rod shape-determining protein MreC encodes MFDIRRRTGFILLSVLTAQIILISAQVRSDSGVPVLESVTFGFFSGIQRITFGFVDGVVNTWARYSSLQNVADENTLLRRQLAAMQVQLQNARAQAQRSESLRELLNFREDVPWSTVAAEVVAVDATPWFRTVTIARGTRDGLQTDLAVLAPTGVVGRVVGPLSANNAKVQLLVDRNAAIGAMLERSRSAGIVTGHVGDLPLRFDYISNLADVQVGDRVVTSGSEGIYPKGYLIGVVESVQLGRGLYQDSGLYQDIGVRPVVDFGALEDVLVITERRPIDLPSGGTR; translated from the coding sequence GTGTTTGACATCCGCCGACGCACCGGTTTCATCTTGCTGTCCGTCCTGACGGCTCAGATCATTCTCATTTCGGCCCAGGTCCGATCCGATTCGGGTGTGCCAGTGCTCGAATCGGTTACGTTCGGGTTCTTTTCTGGGATCCAACGCATAACTTTTGGGTTTGTAGATGGAGTAGTGAACACTTGGGCGCGCTACTCGTCGCTTCAAAACGTTGCTGACGAGAACACTCTACTTAGGCGACAGCTTGCAGCTATGCAGGTCCAACTTCAAAACGCGCGTGCACAAGCACAGCGTAGTGAGAGTCTTCGAGAGCTTTTGAATTTTCGAGAAGATGTGCCGTGGTCGACGGTGGCCGCTGAGGTAGTCGCGGTCGATGCCACGCCTTGGTTTCGTACCGTAACGATCGCTCGCGGTACTAGGGATGGCTTGCAGACCGACCTTGCCGTGCTGGCACCAACAGGCGTTGTTGGCCGCGTAGTTGGTCCTCTGAGTGCGAACAATGCAAAGGTGCAACTCTTGGTCGACCGAAATGCGGCGATCGGAGCCATGCTCGAGCGTTCTCGTTCTGCAGGTATTGTGACCGGACACGTCGGCGACCTACCCCTACGTTTTGACTACATCTCCAACCTGGCTGATGTTCAGGTGGGCGATCGGGTGGTGACGTCGGGTAGCGAAGGGATATATCCGAAAGGGTATCTTATTGGAGTCGTTGAGTCGGTCCAGCTGGGCCGCGGGCTCTACCAGGACAGCGGCCTCTATCAGGACATTGGGGTGCGGCCAGTGGTTGATTTTGGTGCCTTGGAAGATGTGCTGGTCATTACGGAACGACGACCCATTGATCTGCCAAGTGGTGGAACGCGATGA
- a CDS encoding rod shape-determining protein: protein MLSLFSNDLAIDLGTANTCVFARAKGIVVDEPSIVAINKASGRIEAVGKDAKEMLGRTPGNIVAIKPMKDGVIADFEITEKMLNHFIKKAHNRTVWVRPRIVIGVPSEITQVEKRAVKDSAKRAKASEVYLVEEAMAAAIGAGMPITEPSGNMIVDIGGGTTDIAVISMAGIVYSKAVKVAGNAMDESIIQYIKQKYKLLIGERTAEAIKMTVGSAFPLDDPLTIEIKGRHLIEGIPKTLTINDEEIREALADPVNKIVEAVRAALERTPPELSADIVDRGILLTGGGSMLNNLDKRLREETGLPLSMAEDPLGSVVQGAGKMLNDFDLLRKISID, encoded by the coding sequence ATGTTATCGCTGTTCTCGAATGACCTGGCCATTGATTTGGGCACCGCTAACACGTGCGTCTTTGCGCGGGCGAAGGGCATTGTCGTGGACGAGCCCTCGATTGTAGCGATCAATAAGGCATCAGGACGAATCGAGGCCGTTGGTAAGGATGCCAAGGAGATGCTCGGACGAACGCCTGGCAATATCGTCGCGATCAAGCCGATGAAGGACGGTGTTATCGCCGATTTTGAAATCACCGAAAAGATGCTCAACCACTTCATTAAGAAAGCGCACAACCGGACTGTGTGGGTCCGTCCACGCATTGTCATTGGTGTGCCGTCAGAGATTACACAAGTCGAAAAGCGGGCGGTTAAGGATAGTGCCAAACGTGCGAAAGCGAGTGAAGTGTATTTGGTGGAAGAGGCGATGGCAGCAGCGATTGGTGCTGGCATGCCGATCACTGAGCCATCTGGAAATATGATCGTTGATATTGGTGGTGGCACGACTGACATTGCGGTTATTTCCATGGCCGGCATCGTCTACAGCAAAGCTGTGAAGGTGGCTGGTAATGCGATGGATGAGTCGATCATCCAGTACATTAAACAGAAGTATAAGTTGCTTATTGGCGAGCGCACGGCTGAGGCTATCAAGATGACTGTGGGTTCGGCATTTCCACTGGACGACCCACTCACGATAGAGATCAAGGGGCGCCATCTTATTGAGGGAATTCCGAAGACGCTCACCATCAACGACGAAGAAATTCGCGAGGCGCTTGCCGACCCAGTTAATAAGATTGTCGAGGCCGTGCGTGCCGCACTCGAACGTACGCCACCGGAGCTATCGGCCGACATTGTCGACCGTGGCATCTTGCTGACCGGTGGCGGGTCGATGCTCAATAATCTGGACAAGCGGTTGAGGGAAGAGACTGGCTTGCCGCTCTCGATGGCGGAAGACCCGTTGGGGTCCGTCGTCCAGGGTGCTGGCAAAATGCTCAATGACTTTGACCTGCTACGGAAGATCTCGATCGACTAG
- the mreD gene encoding rod shape-determining protein MreD, with protein MKVSKVAFIVVFALVLQTTLIPYLVGDGVQLDLVLVAIVYLAMTTSPVTALLSGAVGGVIQDALSGGIIGVSGLAKTIVGFSVALIGTQIIVVRSLPRFVIFFGATLLHASVFLGLYSMLVLRIPNSSVGGVFGEAFGNGLVGAVLFELLRALPRLRWRGMSGGRVKPRLEW; from the coding sequence ATGAAAGTGTCTAAGGTAGCTTTCATTGTTGTTTTTGCGCTCGTGCTCCAGACCACGCTCATACCGTATCTGGTGGGTGATGGGGTACAACTCGACCTGGTGTTGGTCGCTATTGTTTACCTAGCCATGACGACTTCGCCAGTGACGGCACTCCTCAGTGGTGCGGTCGGTGGTGTTATCCAAGATGCACTTTCAGGCGGCATCATTGGGGTCAGTGGTCTTGCGAAAACGATTGTTGGATTTTCGGTGGCCTTGATTGGAACACAGATCATCGTCGTGCGCTCGCTTCCACGCTTTGTGATTTTTTTTGGAGCGACGCTATTACACGCGTCGGTGTTTCTCGGGCTATATTCGATGTTGGTGTTACGTATCCCAAATTCGTCGGTTGGTGGCGTGTTTGGAGAGGCGTTTGGAAATGGCTTAGTTGGAGCGGTATTGTTTGAACTCCTTCGAGCTCTGCCTCGCCTTCGCTGGCGGGGCATGAGCGGCGGCCGCGTCAAGCCTCGGCTGGAGTGGTGA